TCTACAACCACACGGCCGAGGGCAACCACCTCGGTCCGATGTTGTCGTTCAAGGGCGTGGACAACGCGGCGTACTACCGGCTGTCGCCCGAGGACCCGCACTTCTACATGGACTTCACGGGGACGGGCAACACGCTCAACGCCGTGCAGCCGGCGGTCCTGCGGATGATCATGGACTCGCTGCGGTACTTCGTGCTGGAGTGCCATGTGGACGGGTTCCGCTTCGACTTGGCGTCGACCCTGGCGCGGCAGTTCTACGACGTCGACCGGCTGGGGTCGTTCTTCGACACCATCCACCAGGACCCGGTGCTGTCGCAGGTCAAGCTGATCGCCGAGCCGTGGGACGTCGGGCCGGGCGGGTACCAGGTCGGCAACTTCCCGGTGCTGTGGAGCGAGTGGAACGGGATCTACCGCGACACGATGCGCGACTTCTGGCGCGGGCAGGCGTCGATCGCGGACTTCGCGTCGCGGTTCACGGGGTCGTCGGACCTCTATGCCGACGACGGGCGGTCGCCGTTCGCGTCGATCAACTTCATCACCGCGCACGACGGCTTCACGCTTCGTGACCTGGTGTCGTTCAACGACAAGCACAACGACGCCAACCAGGAGGGCAACCGCGACGGGACCGACGACAACCGGTCCTGGAACTGCGGCGCGGAGGGGGAGACCGACGACGAGGGGATCGTCAGGCTGCGCGCCCAGCAGCAGCGGAACTTCCTGACCACGTTGATGTTGTCGCAGGGCGTCCCCATGTTGTTGGGCGGCGACGAGCTGTGCCGCACGCAGGGCGGCAACAACAACGGGTGGTGCCAGGACTCGCCGATCTCGTGGTACGCGTGGGACATCGGTGAGGACGGGCGATCGTTGATGGAGTTCACGCGGCGGCTGATCGCGCTGCGGCGCGGCGAGCCGGTGTTCCGGCGGTCGCAGTTCCTGGCGGGCGAGTCGTCGGCGCCGGGGCTTCCGGACGTGTGGTGGTTCCGGCTCGACGGGCGGCGGATGACGCGGCGCGACTGGGAGAACCCGGACCACCGGTCGCTGGGCGTGTTCCTGAACGGCAGCGCGACGGGTGCGCGCGATCGTCACGGCGTGGCGGTCGAGGGCGACTCGTTCCTGATGTTGTTCAACTCGTATCACGAGGACGCGGTGTTCCAGCTGCCGGCGGCGCGGTTCGGGCGGACGTGGAGCGTCGAGCTGACGACGGTCTCGCCGGACATCGAGCCGGGGCACGAGTCCTACAGGGCGCGGGGGCAGTGCTACGTGTCGTCGCGGTCGATCACCGTGCTGCGGCGGACGGCGTGAGCGACGTCAACCGCGCGCCGTTGCGGGCGACGTACCGGCTGCAGCTGGGGACCGACCTGGACTTCGCGCGGGCCGCGGAGCTTGTTCCTTATGTTGCGGATCTCGGGTGCTCGCACCTCTACCTCTCGCCGTCGTTCCAGGCGCGCGAGGGGTCGACGCACGGCTACGACGTGATCGATCCGGGGCGAGTGAGCGACGCGCTCGGCGGGGAGGACGGGCTGCGCGCTTTGGCCGAGGTCTGCCATGCGCATGGCATGGGCATCATCTTGGACGTCGTCCCGAACCACATGGCGACGGATGACGGCAACCGCTTCTGGTCCGATCCGGAGCTGCGGGAGAAGTTCTTCGACGTCGACCCGGTCAGCGGGCGCTGGCGGCGGTTCTTCGACATCGACGAGCTGGCCGGCGTGAGGATGGAGGACCCGGAGGTCTTCCACGCGGTGTCGGACCTGGCGCTGCGGTTGGTGCGCGAGGGCGTGATC
The sequence above is a segment of the Conexibacter woesei Iso977N genome. Coding sequences within it:
- the glgX gene encoding glycogen debranching protein GlgX; the encoded protein is MSGDGDGGGREAWPGEPFPLGPTWDGQGTNFSIFSENGERVELCLFDRDGVEERVEVVDQTAHNWHCYLPGVGPGQRYGYRVHGKYAPAEGHRFNPNKLLIDPYAKAIDGIVDWDAANALPYTPPDDGVTDDADFEFDDEDSAPAIPKCVVVDESFNWEDDRPPRIPWTETVIYETHVKGLTKQLDQLPEELRGTYAGLASDEVVGYLKDLGVTAVELLPIHHIADESFLHEHGLKNYWGYSSIGYLAPHSPYAANHEPGENLKEFKGMVKALHRAGLEVILDVVYNHTAEGNHLGPMLSFKGVDNAAYYRLSPEDPHFYMDFTGTGNTLNAVQPAVLRMIMDSLRYFVLECHVDGFRFDLASTLARQFYDVDRLGSFFDTIHQDPVLSQVKLIAEPWDVGPGGYQVGNFPVLWSEWNGIYRDTMRDFWRGQASIADFASRFTGSSDLYADDGRSPFASINFITAHDGFTLRDLVSFNDKHNDANQEGNRDGTDDNRSWNCGAEGETDDEGIVRLRAQQQRNFLTTLMLSQGVPMLLGGDELCRTQGGNNNGWCQDSPISWYAWDIGEDGRSLMEFTRRLIALRRGEPVFRRSQFLAGESSAPGLPDVWWFRLDGRRMTRRDWENPDHRSLGVFLNGSATGARDRHGVAVEGDSFLMLFNSYHEDAVFQLPAARFGRTWSVELTTVSPDIEPGHESYRARGQCYVSSRSITVLRRTA